One Misgurnus anguillicaudatus chromosome 19, ASM2758022v2, whole genome shotgun sequence genomic region harbors:
- the mybpc2a gene encoding myosin binding protein Ca isoform X2 encodes MPEPKKPAAKAEKQEAPPDDKLAEEHVPGEEPQTSQITGLFVERPQSATVHKGKDITFVAKVDSSQLLRKPAMKWLKGKWLDLGSKAGKHLQFKETYDRNTKIYTYEMTIIKAKDGDAGGYRCEVTSKDKCDSCTFEVTVEAAEETQQTNILEAFKRSGDAGDDAGELDFSGLLKKRERKKKEEPEINVDVWEILKKAKPCDYEKIAFEYGITDLRGLLKRLKKMKKVEPKISDAFLKKLNPAYSVEKGKKIMLSVELTDPNAQVKWLKNGQEIKPSAKYVFESVGGVRKLTINKCTLADDAAYECVVGEEKSFTEVFVQEPPVTITKMLDDVHVVVGEKVEFEVEVSEEGANVKWMKDGVELSRDGKYRFKKDGKKHWLIINEATTEDIGTYHVYTNGGESKGELEVEEKELEILQNIADLTLKASEQAVFKCEVSDEKVTGKWFKNGVEVIPSNRIKMTHVGRTHKLVIDDVKPEDAGDYTFVPDGYALSLSAKLNFLEIKIDYVPRQEPPKIHLDTTGSLVNKNTIIVVAGNKLRFDVDISGDPAPTVCWKKGDTEIGESEGRVRVETRKNLSCFVIEGAERSDEGLYNITVTNPAGEDKAEIFVKIVDVPDPPENVKCTGVGEDTASILWDPPKFDGGAPVKGYLMERKKKGSSRWTKLNFDIYESTTYEAKKMLEGVLYEMRVFAVNGIGVSQPSAVSKPFMPIATTSEPTRLVVDDVTDGSCLLKWLPPERIGAGGIDGYIIEYCLEGGTEWVQANETPVEKNSYRVKGLPVGEKMLFRVTAVNIAGRSPPAVTQQAVTIREIVERPKIRVPRQLRTKYMKRVGEKVNLVIPFQGKPRPIVTWLKDGAPLDPKMVNIRTSDTDTILFIRQSVREHSGQYTLSVQIENMEDKATIEIQIVDKPGPPMNVTVTDVWGCNATLEWKPPKDNGNSDITGYTIQKADLKTKEWFTVYEHNRRPGCTVSDLVMGNEYTFRVFSENICGLSEDAGISKNTADITKSGLKHNRNPYQEKDMNSSPKFITPLLDRCVIAGYNAAISCAVRGFPKPKIIWMKNKMIIGDDPKFIMQNNQGVLTLNIRKPSLFDGGRYSCRAVNDLGVDEVECKLEVRVLTDKTEEAKK; translated from the exons CTGCTAAGGCAGAGAAGCAGGAGGCTCCCCCTGATG ATAAACTCGCAGAAG AACATGTGCCAGGAGAAGAGCCACAGACATCTCAAATAACTGGCCTGTTTGTGGAGAGACCTCAGAGTGCCACAGTACATAAAG GGAAAGATATCACATTTGTGGCTAAGGTGGACTCCTCACAGCTGCTAAGGAAGCCAGCGATGAAGTGGTTAAAGGGGAAATGGCTGGACCTAGGCAGCAAGGCGGGCAAACACCTGCAGTTTAAAGAAACCTATGATAGAAACACCAAG ATATACACTTATGAGATGACCATCATTAAGGCTAAAGACGGAGATGCTGGGGGTTACCGTTGTGAGGTCACATCCAAAGACAAGTGTGACAGCTGCACGTTTGAAGTTACCGTTGAAG CTGCTGAAGAAACACAGCAAACAAACATTTTGGAGGCGTTCAAGCGATC GGGCGATGCAGGAGATGATGCAGGAGAACTGGACTTCAGTGGTTTACTCAAGAAAAG AGAGAGGAAGAAGAAGGAGGAACCTGAGATAAATGTGGATGTGTGGGAGATCTTGAAAAAAGCCAAGCCGTGTGACTATGAGAAGATCGCCTTTGAGTACGGCATCACTGACCTTAGGGGCTTGCTTAAGAGACTGAAGAAGATGAAGAAAGTGGAGCCCAAGATAAGCGATG CTTTCCTGAAAAAACTGAATCCTGCTTATTCTGTGGAGAAAGGCAAGAAAATTATGCTTTCAGTGGAGCTCACTGATCCCAACGCTCAGGTCAAATGGCTGAAAAACGGGCAGGAGATCAAACCCTCAGCCAA ATATGTCTTTGAGAGTGTGGGTGGCGTCCGTAAGCTCACTATTAACAAGTGCACTCTGGCCGACGATGCAGCGTACGAATGCGTGGTTGGAGAGGAGAAGAGTTTCACTGAGGTCTTTGTTCAAG AGCCTCCAGTCACCATCACTAAGATGTTGGATGACGTTCATGTGGTGGTTGGGGAGAAAGTGGAGTTTGAAGTTGAAGTGTCTGAAGAAGGAGCCAATGTAAAATGGATGA AGGATGGAGTGGAACTGAGCCGAGATGGAAAGTATCGCTTTAAGAAAGATGGGAAAAAACATTGGCTCATCATCAATGAGGCGACTACAGAGGACATTGGAACATACCATGTGTACACTAATGGGGGGGAATCCAAAGGAGAGCTGGAAGTGGAAG AGAAGGAGCTGGAGATCCTGCAGAATATAGCTGATCTGACATTGAAGGCTTCAGAGCAGGCGGTCTTCAAGTGTGAAGTGTCTGATGAGAAAGTAACCGGCAAATGGTTCAAGAATGGGGTGGAGGTCATTCCCAGTAATCGCATCAAAATGACACACGTTGGCAG GACTCACAAACTGGTAATAGATGATGTAAAGCCTGAGGATGCAGGAGATTACACCTTTGTACCTGATGGTTACGCTCTTTCCCTTTCAGCCAAACTTAACTTCTTGG AGATCAAGATAGATTATGTTCCACGTCAGG AGCCTCCCAAAATCCACCTGGACACCACCGGCAGCTTGgtcaacaaaaacacaattattgTCGTGGCCGGAAACAAGCTCCGTTTTGATGTTGACATCAGTGGAGATCCCGCCCCCACCGTCTGCTGGAAGAAAGGAGATACG GAGATCGGTGAGTCTGAAGGGCGCGTGAGAGTGGAGACCAGGAAAAACCTGAGCTGCTTTGTTATTGAGGGGGCAGAGAGATCTGATGAGGGCCTCTATAACATCACTGTAACCAACCCTGCTGGAGAAGACAAGGCTGAGATCTTTGTTAAGATAGTCG ACGTGCCTGACCCACCTGAGAATGTGAAATGCACTGGAGTTGGAGAGGACACTGCCTCTATCCTGTGGGATCCACCCAAATTTGATGGCGGAGCTCCAGTGAAAG GTTACCTGATGGAGAGAAAAAAGAAGGGTTCTTCCAGATGGACTAAGCTGAACTTTGACATTTATGAATCCACAACATACGAGGCTAAGAAGATGCTTGAAGGCGTACTGTATGAAATGAGGGTGTTTGCTGTTAATGGTATTGGTGTCTCCCAGCCAAGCGCAGTCTCCAAACCCTTCATGCCTATTG CTACAACCAGTGAACCGACACGCCTGGTTGTGGACGATGTCACAGATGGTTCCTGCCTTCTGAAATGGCTTCCTCCTGAGAGGATTGGAGCCGGTGGGATAGATGGATACATCATTGAATATTGTCTTGAGGGAG GCACTGAGTGGGTGCAGGCCAACGAGACCCCTGTTGAGAAGAATAGTTACAGGGTCAAAGGCCTGCCTGTGGGAGAAAAGATGCTGTTCAGGGTGACAGCTGTAAATATTGCTGGTCGTAGCCCTCCAGCTGTAACGCAGCAAGCTGTCACCATCCGGGAGATTGTTG AACGGCCTAAAATCCGTGTTCCCCGGCAACTTAGAACTAAGTACATGAAAAGAGTGGGCGAGAAGGTCAACCTAGTTATTCCCTTTCAG GGGAAACCACGTCCGATAGTTACTTGGCTTAAAGATGGGGCACCTCTAGATCCAAAGATGGTGAATATCCGCACATCTGATACGGACACCATACTATTCATCAGGCAGTCAGTTAGAGAACATTCTGGACAGTACACGCTGTCCGTGCAGATTGAGAACATGGAGGACAAAGCCACGATTGAGATCCAGATAGTAG ACAAGCCTGGACCACCGATGAATGTTACCGTAACTGATGTTTGGGGCTGCAATGCTACTTTAGAATGGAAGCCACCGAAAGACAATGGCAACAGTGACATCACTGGGTACACCATTCAAAAGGCTGACCTGAAAACTAAG GAATGGTTCACGGTTTACGAGCACAATCGGAGACCGGGTTGCACCGTGTCTGATCTGGTGATGGGGAACGAGTACACGTTCCGTGTGTTTAGCGAGAACATCTGTGGCCTGAGTGAGGATGCTGGCATCAGCAAAAACACAGCTGACATCACTAAAtcag GTCTTAAACATAATCGAAACCCCTACCAGGAGAAAGATATGAACAGCTCACCCAAGTTTATCACACCTCTCCTGGACAGGTGTGTTATTGCCGGTTACAATGCTGCCATCAGCTGTGCAGTCCGTGGTTTCCCCAAA CCAAAGATTATATGGATGAAAAATAAGATGATTATTGGGGACGACCCAAAGTTTATCATGCAGAATAACCAGGGCGTTCTGACTTTAAACATCCGTAAGCCAAGCTTGTTTGATGGGGGGAGATATTCATGCAGAGCTGTCAATGACCTCGGAGTGGATGAGGTGGAGTGCAAGCTGGAGGTTCGAG ttttgaCAGATAAGACAGAGGAGGCAAAGAAGTAA
- the mybpc2a gene encoding myosin binding protein Ca isoform X1: MPEPKKPAAKAEKQEAPPDDKLAEEENEGSDELPEDEHVPGEEPQTSQITGLFVERPQSATVHKGKDITFVAKVDSSQLLRKPAMKWLKGKWLDLGSKAGKHLQFKETYDRNTKIYTYEMTIIKAKDGDAGGYRCEVTSKDKCDSCTFEVTVEAAEETQQTNILEAFKRSGDAGDDAGELDFSGLLKKRERKKKEEPEINVDVWEILKKAKPCDYEKIAFEYGITDLRGLLKRLKKMKKVEPKISDAFLKKLNPAYSVEKGKKIMLSVELTDPNAQVKWLKNGQEIKPSAKYVFESVGGVRKLTINKCTLADDAAYECVVGEEKSFTEVFVQEPPVTITKMLDDVHVVVGEKVEFEVEVSEEGANVKWMKDGVELSRDGKYRFKKDGKKHWLIINEATTEDIGTYHVYTNGGESKGELEVEEKELEILQNIADLTLKASEQAVFKCEVSDEKVTGKWFKNGVEVIPSNRIKMTHVGRTHKLVIDDVKPEDAGDYTFVPDGYALSLSAKLNFLEIKIDYVPRQEPPKIHLDTTGSLVNKNTIIVVAGNKLRFDVDISGDPAPTVCWKKGDTEIGESEGRVRVETRKNLSCFVIEGAERSDEGLYNITVTNPAGEDKAEIFVKIVDVPDPPENVKCTGVGEDTASILWDPPKFDGGAPVKGYLMERKKKGSSRWTKLNFDIYESTTYEAKKMLEGVLYEMRVFAVNGIGVSQPSAVSKPFMPIATTSEPTRLVVDDVTDGSCLLKWLPPERIGAGGIDGYIIEYCLEGGTEWVQANETPVEKNSYRVKGLPVGEKMLFRVTAVNIAGRSPPAVTQQAVTIREIVERPKIRVPRQLRTKYMKRVGEKVNLVIPFQGKPRPIVTWLKDGAPLDPKMVNIRTSDTDTILFIRQSVREHSGQYTLSVQIENMEDKATIEIQIVDKPGPPMNVTVTDVWGCNATLEWKPPKDNGNSDITGYTIQKADLKTKEWFTVYEHNRRPGCTVSDLVMGNEYTFRVFSENICGLSEDAGISKNTADITKSGLKHNRNPYQEKDMNSSPKFITPLLDRCVIAGYNAAISCAVRGFPKPKIIWMKNKMIIGDDPKFIMQNNQGVLTLNIRKPSLFDGGRYSCRAVNDLGVDEVECKLEVRVLTDKTEEAKK, encoded by the exons CTGCTAAGGCAGAGAAGCAGGAGGCTCCCCCTGATG ATAAACTCGCAGAAG AGGAAAATGAGGGCAGTGATG AGTTGCCTGAGGATG AACATGTGCCAGGAGAAGAGCCACAGACATCTCAAATAACTGGCCTGTTTGTGGAGAGACCTCAGAGTGCCACAGTACATAAAG GGAAAGATATCACATTTGTGGCTAAGGTGGACTCCTCACAGCTGCTAAGGAAGCCAGCGATGAAGTGGTTAAAGGGGAAATGGCTGGACCTAGGCAGCAAGGCGGGCAAACACCTGCAGTTTAAAGAAACCTATGATAGAAACACCAAG ATATACACTTATGAGATGACCATCATTAAGGCTAAAGACGGAGATGCTGGGGGTTACCGTTGTGAGGTCACATCCAAAGACAAGTGTGACAGCTGCACGTTTGAAGTTACCGTTGAAG CTGCTGAAGAAACACAGCAAACAAACATTTTGGAGGCGTTCAAGCGATC GGGCGATGCAGGAGATGATGCAGGAGAACTGGACTTCAGTGGTTTACTCAAGAAAAG AGAGAGGAAGAAGAAGGAGGAACCTGAGATAAATGTGGATGTGTGGGAGATCTTGAAAAAAGCCAAGCCGTGTGACTATGAGAAGATCGCCTTTGAGTACGGCATCACTGACCTTAGGGGCTTGCTTAAGAGACTGAAGAAGATGAAGAAAGTGGAGCCCAAGATAAGCGATG CTTTCCTGAAAAAACTGAATCCTGCTTATTCTGTGGAGAAAGGCAAGAAAATTATGCTTTCAGTGGAGCTCACTGATCCCAACGCTCAGGTCAAATGGCTGAAAAACGGGCAGGAGATCAAACCCTCAGCCAA ATATGTCTTTGAGAGTGTGGGTGGCGTCCGTAAGCTCACTATTAACAAGTGCACTCTGGCCGACGATGCAGCGTACGAATGCGTGGTTGGAGAGGAGAAGAGTTTCACTGAGGTCTTTGTTCAAG AGCCTCCAGTCACCATCACTAAGATGTTGGATGACGTTCATGTGGTGGTTGGGGAGAAAGTGGAGTTTGAAGTTGAAGTGTCTGAAGAAGGAGCCAATGTAAAATGGATGA AGGATGGAGTGGAACTGAGCCGAGATGGAAAGTATCGCTTTAAGAAAGATGGGAAAAAACATTGGCTCATCATCAATGAGGCGACTACAGAGGACATTGGAACATACCATGTGTACACTAATGGGGGGGAATCCAAAGGAGAGCTGGAAGTGGAAG AGAAGGAGCTGGAGATCCTGCAGAATATAGCTGATCTGACATTGAAGGCTTCAGAGCAGGCGGTCTTCAAGTGTGAAGTGTCTGATGAGAAAGTAACCGGCAAATGGTTCAAGAATGGGGTGGAGGTCATTCCCAGTAATCGCATCAAAATGACACACGTTGGCAG GACTCACAAACTGGTAATAGATGATGTAAAGCCTGAGGATGCAGGAGATTACACCTTTGTACCTGATGGTTACGCTCTTTCCCTTTCAGCCAAACTTAACTTCTTGG AGATCAAGATAGATTATGTTCCACGTCAGG AGCCTCCCAAAATCCACCTGGACACCACCGGCAGCTTGgtcaacaaaaacacaattattgTCGTGGCCGGAAACAAGCTCCGTTTTGATGTTGACATCAGTGGAGATCCCGCCCCCACCGTCTGCTGGAAGAAAGGAGATACG GAGATCGGTGAGTCTGAAGGGCGCGTGAGAGTGGAGACCAGGAAAAACCTGAGCTGCTTTGTTATTGAGGGGGCAGAGAGATCTGATGAGGGCCTCTATAACATCACTGTAACCAACCCTGCTGGAGAAGACAAGGCTGAGATCTTTGTTAAGATAGTCG ACGTGCCTGACCCACCTGAGAATGTGAAATGCACTGGAGTTGGAGAGGACACTGCCTCTATCCTGTGGGATCCACCCAAATTTGATGGCGGAGCTCCAGTGAAAG GTTACCTGATGGAGAGAAAAAAGAAGGGTTCTTCCAGATGGACTAAGCTGAACTTTGACATTTATGAATCCACAACATACGAGGCTAAGAAGATGCTTGAAGGCGTACTGTATGAAATGAGGGTGTTTGCTGTTAATGGTATTGGTGTCTCCCAGCCAAGCGCAGTCTCCAAACCCTTCATGCCTATTG CTACAACCAGTGAACCGACACGCCTGGTTGTGGACGATGTCACAGATGGTTCCTGCCTTCTGAAATGGCTTCCTCCTGAGAGGATTGGAGCCGGTGGGATAGATGGATACATCATTGAATATTGTCTTGAGGGAG GCACTGAGTGGGTGCAGGCCAACGAGACCCCTGTTGAGAAGAATAGTTACAGGGTCAAAGGCCTGCCTGTGGGAGAAAAGATGCTGTTCAGGGTGACAGCTGTAAATATTGCTGGTCGTAGCCCTCCAGCTGTAACGCAGCAAGCTGTCACCATCCGGGAGATTGTTG AACGGCCTAAAATCCGTGTTCCCCGGCAACTTAGAACTAAGTACATGAAAAGAGTGGGCGAGAAGGTCAACCTAGTTATTCCCTTTCAG GGGAAACCACGTCCGATAGTTACTTGGCTTAAAGATGGGGCACCTCTAGATCCAAAGATGGTGAATATCCGCACATCTGATACGGACACCATACTATTCATCAGGCAGTCAGTTAGAGAACATTCTGGACAGTACACGCTGTCCGTGCAGATTGAGAACATGGAGGACAAAGCCACGATTGAGATCCAGATAGTAG ACAAGCCTGGACCACCGATGAATGTTACCGTAACTGATGTTTGGGGCTGCAATGCTACTTTAGAATGGAAGCCACCGAAAGACAATGGCAACAGTGACATCACTGGGTACACCATTCAAAAGGCTGACCTGAAAACTAAG GAATGGTTCACGGTTTACGAGCACAATCGGAGACCGGGTTGCACCGTGTCTGATCTGGTGATGGGGAACGAGTACACGTTCCGTGTGTTTAGCGAGAACATCTGTGGCCTGAGTGAGGATGCTGGCATCAGCAAAAACACAGCTGACATCACTAAAtcag GTCTTAAACATAATCGAAACCCCTACCAGGAGAAAGATATGAACAGCTCACCCAAGTTTATCACACCTCTCCTGGACAGGTGTGTTATTGCCGGTTACAATGCTGCCATCAGCTGTGCAGTCCGTGGTTTCCCCAAA CCAAAGATTATATGGATGAAAAATAAGATGATTATTGGGGACGACCCAAAGTTTATCATGCAGAATAACCAGGGCGTTCTGACTTTAAACATCCGTAAGCCAAGCTTGTTTGATGGGGGGAGATATTCATGCAGAGCTGTCAATGACCTCGGAGTGGATGAGGTGGAGTGCAAGCTGGAGGTTCGAG ttttgaCAGATAAGACAGAGGAGGCAAAGAAGTAA